DNA sequence from the Acidothermus cellulolyticus 11B genome:
AGGGAATGCGTGGGTCGTTCGCACGCCGCACCACCGGAGGCGTCGCCGTCAGACCTGGCGGTTGCCGGCAGCCGCGGCGCGGCGCCGGGATCGGCGGATATTCCCTTGCCGCACGCGGTTTTCTTCGACATGGACGGTCTGCTCCTCGACACCGAACCGTTGTGGTTCGCCGTTGAGACCGAGCTGCTCGAAGAACTCGGCGGCTCGTGGACCGCTGACGACCACGCCCTTCTGGTCGGGTCGGCACTCGCCGTCTCGTCAGCGTTCATCGCCGAGCGGGCGAAAACTCCGGTCACCCCGGCGGAAGTCGCCCGGGAATTGGTGACCCGGATGACCCGCACGCTGCGGGAAAAGGCCACACTGCACTCCGGAGCCCGGGAACTTCTCGCCCAGCTCGACGACGCGTCCATTCCCCGTGCCCTGGTGTCGTCCTCCCACCAGGTCTTAGTCGACGCTGCGCTGGAGGCCCTCGGACTCCGGTTTGACGCTGTCGTGAGCGGTGACGCGGTCCAGCGCAACAAGCCGGATCCGGAGCCGTATCTGCGGGCCGCTGAGCTGCTCGGGGTTCATCCCCGTGCCGGAGTCGCGCTCGAAGATTCCCCGGTGGGGGTAGCCGCGGCACTCGCCGCCGGTTGCCGCGTTGTGGCGATCCCCAGTGTTGCGCCGATTGAGCCGACGGATCGGTGCGTCGTCGTCCCCGCCCTCACCCGTGTCGACGTCGCGTTTCTCCGGTCCCTTTTCGCCGAGAAACCGCAGACCGGACCGGACGTTACCAAGGCCGAAAGCTCCGCCGACTTCTAGCCGGGCCGTGACGTCACCGGTCCCGGGCGAGAGTCGCGTTGTACCGGGTCAGCACGGCACGGACGAGCAGGTGCCCGACCGGCGTGTCAAGGTCGACACATGTTCCGGTGACCGACAGGAAAGGACATTCGCTGACCTCGGGCGGAGCGAAGAAGACATAGGCGAATTCGTCCTCATCGTGCCGGCATCGGTAGACGAAACCCACGGCCTGCGGTGCCCACCGGCGGATCGCCGCCGCCCAACGGCGGGTCAGCGGGTAATCCCGGGCCTCACATTTCGTCAGCCAGGTGTCCTGGCCGACAGCCGCGAGCCCTGGTCCGTGGAGGGCGACCAACCGAAGCGCTCGGTTCACCTGGAGCTCGCTCAATCGGCGATGGGCAAGCGCTGACCGGGGGAGCAGCCGCGGCGTGCCGTCGAGCGGCAGGTCCCGGGTGAGCGTCTCCGCAACAGCGGCTTGGACACTGCCTCCGGCGTACAGGTACGCGCAGCTTCCGTCGAGGCTGTCGAAGCGGCCGCCGCTCGAGGCGTGCGGACGTGGGGTGGAGTTCATGGTGGTCGCTGCCCGGTGCGCCGCATGCACCCGCCAAAGCCGCGTGCCGCGCCGAATCGTGATGAACCGTAGCGGGCCCGGACACTGATCCGGCGGCGCCCGGCGTGACACGGAGATTACTCCTCCGCCACGGTTCGGGCCAGGTCGCGCAACGTCTGCTCATCGCGAGGTCGCGATGAGACAGCGAGATCAGCCGGCCGTTTGCCGCGCGGCAACCGGGCATGCGGGGTCAGCCACCAACTGGCGACCCCCCACGGATCGACTGCGGCACCAAGCTGCTGGTTCAGCTCGGCGACGATCGGACGCACCTGTCCGCGCGTCGCATCGATCTGAAACGCCGGATAGTACACCCGGCCGCGATCCTCCAGTCCGAGCAATTTTCCGGCCTTCCGCAGCGCGCTTGCGGTCTGCCGCCGATTCCGGCCGGTGGAACCGAGAAGGTCGGCGACGTCCCGGGCTTCGAGCAGGTCACCGCGCAACAGCCACGCCCGGGCTTCGGCTTCGCGGCGAAGTTGCGCGGTGAGCGTGCGGGGTGAGGGCTGGGCGGCTTCGAGAAGCAGCCGGACGGTTGCGTCCGTCACCGAATCAGCGCCGCCGCCGAGCCGCAAGTAGGTGACGACTTCGTCCCGCACCGCGCGCAGACTCGGGCGGCTCGCCAGGACATTATCGATCAGGCCGACCAGAGTGGCGTCGTCAAGCCGCGCCAGCCGGGTGCTGAGCTGCCGGACGGTCGTCGTCGGCATCGCGTTCCTGACCTTCCCGTCATCCTGACGCTGATGACACTTTGTCTCGTGTATGCATCGTCAGTCTCTTGCCATGCTAACCCCGGCGGAGATTACCCGCCGGCCGGCGCAGTATTACATGGGTGCATCAACCAGCTCTCCGCGCTGCTATTCGGTGGCAATCGCGGCGAGGATCGATCGCCGTCCGGCCTGCCATGCCGGCCAGACCGCCGCCAGCAGGCCGAGTATCCCAGCGACGATGAGGTAGCTGATGAGCTGACCCACCGGAACGACTACGTGGTCAATCTGATTTCCGCTGGTTGCGACCAGGGCGAGACCGAAGAGCGTTCCCAGCACGACGCCCAGCAGCGCGCCGAAGACACCGATAATGAGAGCTTCCTGCTCGACCATCGTCCGAATGTGACGACGGGTCATGCCGACCGCGCGTAACAATCCGATTTCCCGGACCCGTTCATAGACCGAGAGCGCCAACGTATTGACGATGCCGAGAATCGCCACCACGAGTGCCACGCCGAGCAGGCCGATGATGAGCCCGACGATCTGATTGACTTGCGTGAGAATCGATTTCTTGTACTCGGCTTGGCTCTGCACGTGAATCTGCGGATAGAGTCGCAGCTGCTTGGTGAGCGCCGCCGCCACCGCGTCCTGCTGGCCGGGTTTCGCCTCCACGTACGCGATGACGTCGCGCTGAACGTCGTAGTGCTGCGCGAAGAGGCTCATGGTGATGAGATACCCGACGCCTCCGTTGGCGAGCAGATTGTTGTTCTCGTAAATACCGCCGACGCGGATCGATCCCTTGAAACCATCGCCGTACTCAATGGGCACCCGGTCGCCTACTGTGACGCCGATACGGCCGGCCTGGGTCTGGGACACCAGCAGCTCACCGGCCTGCAACGCGTCCAGCGATCCGCTCGTCATCTGAATGGCGATCATCGAGCCGATATTCGGCGAGACCCCCGCGATCGGTGCCGTCCTGCCCTTGATGATGGCCGCCCCGGCCCGGGTCTCCGCCACCGCGGCGACACCGGGTGTTGCCGCAGCGCGCGCGGCGACATCAGGGGAGAAACCGTAGCCGTCACTGACCAGCACATAGTCGGCACCCAAATTGCGATCCACCAGCGACGCGATGGACGCCTTTGTCGATGCGGTGAGCACCGAGAGCGCCGAGACAAGAGCTAGCCCAATCATGAGCGCCCCGGCGGTGGCCGCCGTCCGGCGCGGATTGCGAATGGCGTTCAGTCGTGCAAGGCGCGCGGTGACACCAACGACCGCCACCAGCGGCGCGCTGAGGACATGGATGATCGGCCGCCCAGCCCACGCGCTGGCAAACCACGCACCGACGAGAACCAGCATCGCACCGACGCCGACCAGTGCAGCAGCTTGACCACCGCTGCGACCGGCCCCGGACGCGATGAGTGCCGTTCCGATGACGATACCGGCGGCCCCGATGATGCTGCGGGCCCGCAACGACCGCTCGGGTAGCGCGACCGTGTCCCGCATCGCAGCGACCGGCGAAATCCGGGATGCCCGCAGTGCCGGGGCGATCGCAGCGAGCACGGTGACCAAGATGCCGACCAGATATCCCGCGACAACGGTCTTGCCTGTTATCACTAGGGAATTGGCCGGCAGTCCGACGCCGACCGCCGACAGCAGACCGTGAACACCAAGCGCGACGAGCACGCCGAAGCCGATGCCGATCGTCGCGGCGACCGCGCCGACGACTGCCGCTTCGATGAGCACCGCGCCGACAACCTGCGCCCGGCTCGCGCCGACCGCCCGGAGCAGCGCCAGCTCCCGCGTGCGTTGCGCGACGAGCATGGTGAACGTGTTGACGATGATGAACAGTCCGACGAACAACGCAATGCCCGCGAAGACCAACAAGAATGTGTTGAAGAAACCGAGTCCCTTACTGATGGCGGCCGTTGTTTCCTGCGTCACCTTCTTCGCCGTCACGGCTTCGAGATTCGCCGGCAGCGCAGCCTGAATCCGCCTGGCCAATTCTTCCTGGCTGATTCCCGGTCGGGCCTGGACGTCGATCTCGTTGACGTACCCCGGCTTGCCGACGACCTGCTGGGCTGTGGCCAGATCGAATACGCTGAGCACCGCACCGGCCAAGTTGCTGCTCGCTCCAACCGTAACGATACCGACGATCCGCATGCGCATCGGCTGATGCTGCGTCTGCACCACCACCGGATCACCGACGTGCAGATGGAAACGGTCCGCCGCGGCCTTGTCGATCGCCACCTCGCCCGGTCCCGTCGGCCCGTGACCGGCGACGAATTCCAGACTGCCGAAATTCGACGGCGTCCACGAAACGGCCAACGTGGGCGGCCCAAAGGTCTTGGGCACGATCGGACGGCCGTCCACCGTGACCAGCGTGTCCAGCCCGGAGACGGAGCCGACCGCGGCGGCGACTCCAGGCACGGCGGCCACCTTCGCGACCATCGACTCGGGCACCAGCGGCCGGGTTCCGGCGCTCGCGAAATCGTTCGCCGAGAAGTCCGTCTTGGCCCGCACGACAACGCTAAGATTCTTGCTCGTCCGGCCCAGCAAGTCATTGAACGTCGCGCGAAGGGTGTCGCTGAAAATTTGCGTGCCGACCAGAAAAGCCACGCCAATGACAACCGCAAGCGCCGTCAACACCAACCGCACCTTGTGCGCGACGAGGGTCCGCAGACTCACCCGGAACATCAGCGGCTCACCACCGGCGTCTCGAGGACCGCCAGTTGGTCGAGAATGGCCTGCTGCGTGGGTGCGGGCAATTCGCCGACCACCTGACCGTCGCGCAGGAACACGACGCGGTCGGCATAGCTGGCCGCTGCCGGGTCGTGGGTGACCATGACGATGGTCTGGCCGAGTTCTTTGACGAACCAGCGGAGCAGCCCGAGCACCTCGGTCGCGGACCGGGAATCGAGATTACCGGTCGGCTCGTCCGCGAAAACCACGGCTGGTTTGGCCGCCAACGCACGGGCGCAGGCGACGCGCTGCTGCTGGCCGCCGGAGAGTTCCGTCGGCTTGTGCCGCAACCGATCCCGCAACCCAATCGCGTCAATCAGGCTGTCGAGCCAGGCCTGGTCGGGTTTGCGCCGCGCGATGTCCAGCGGCAGCGTAATGTTCTCCAGGGCCGTCAGGGTCGGCACCAAATTGAACGACTGGAAAACAAATCCGATCGATTCACGGCGCAACCGGGTTAGGGCCCGGTCATCAAGGGTCGTGATGTCGAGATCTCCGATATAGACGTGACCGGACGTAACCGAATCTAAGCCGGCCAGGCAATGCATCAATGTCGATTTTCCGGAACCCGACGGGCCCATGATCGCGCTGAACTGCCCGCGGAAGAATTCGAGCGTGACGTCGTTGAGCGCCCGGACCGCGGTGTCACCGGCGCCGTACACCTTTGTCAGATTTCGAGCGGCAACCGCACGAACAGCACCCTGTGCCGTGTCGTCCACTATCCTGCCCCCTCTGCTGGTTGATGTGGCGAGCTCACGCTAACAGCCCGACCTGAGGTGCCGCATCAGACCGGCGTCAGCAATCGCCAATGACAATCGTCATGGAGAACTCCACCGAGCCGACGACGTGCCGCCGCCTGCGCTGCGGTCAGACAACCACCGAGTCGGGCCACTCCGGCGGGGTGCCGCCGAATTCCGGGCACACCGCACGGAAGGCACACCATTCACAGCCACGGCTGCGGCGAGGCGGAAAATGCCGAGTGCGCAGCGCACGGTCAATTGCCGCCCAGAGGGCTCGAATCTTTCGTTCGACGGCCAGCAGATCCGCCTCTTCCGGGGCATACCGCAGCACCTGGCCGTCACCCAGGTAAATGAGCTGCAACAGAGCGGGAACGACACCGTTCACCCGCCACCACGCCAGCGCGTAGAACTTCAACTGAAACAGCGCCTTCTCTTCAAACGATTCCGGCGGCGCGACACCGGTCTTGTAATCGACGATCCGCACCTCCCCGGTCGGTGCGACATCGAGACGGTCGACGAAACCACGGAGCCGAATACCATCCGCCAGCTGCGTCTCCACGAGGAGTTCCCGCTCGGTCGGCTGGATTCGCGTCGGATTTTCAATGGTGAAATACCGCCGGAGCAAATCCGCCGCGCTGGCCAGCCAGTCGTCACAGGACGACGGAGGCATCTCAGGGTCGGCGAAGAGGTCGGCAAGCTCCGGCCGCGCCGCGCACAGCTCCTGCCACGACCGCGACACCAGCGCCAACGCCTTCTCGAGCACCCGCTCGGCCGGCGGGAGATCGAAGAGTTGATCGAGAACCGCGTGGACCAGTGTGCCCCGCACACTGACCGGATCGGGCGGCTCGGGCAGCCGGTCGATGCAGCGCAGCCGGTACAGCAGCGGGCAGGTCATGAAATCAGCCGCCCGGGACGGCGAGAGAGCCACCGGTGCGCCGGGCACCGCAGAAGGCCGCGACCGCGAGGCACTTGCCGGCCGAGCCGCAGAAACCTCCATCAGATCGGGCAACTGGACCATGGTCGGCAGCTTACGCGGCGCCACCGACGTTCTTGAGCAATCCACGCCGCGTTTCGGCCGCCTAGCATCGAGATGTGAATCCAGCGTCCCCGCCGGAAGCGAGCCGCCCGTCGTCCGGAAGCGGGCTGCGGCTCGGCTACGTCTTCGGCGCGCCGGTCATCGTCGGTCCGAGCTGGCTGCTGTTCTTGGCGTGGATCACCTGGCAATTCGCGCCCGTCGTCGCTGACGCAGTACCAGGAATCCGAGAGG
Encoded proteins:
- a CDS encoding HAD family hydrolase — encoded protein: MGRSHAAPPEASPSDLAVAGSRGAAPGSADIPLPHAVFFDMDGLLLDTEPLWFAVETELLEELGGSWTADDHALLVGSALAVSSAFIAERAKTPVTPAEVARELVTRMTRTLREKATLHSGARELLAQLDDASIPRALVSSSHQVLVDAALEALGLRFDAVVSGDAVQRNKPDPEPYLRAAELLGVHPRAGVALEDSPVGVAAALAAGCRVVAIPSVAPIEPTDRCVVVPALTRVDVAFLRSLFAEKPQTGPDVTKAESSADF
- a CDS encoding RES family NAD+ phosphorylase — encoded protein: MSRRAPPDQCPGPLRFITIRRGTRLWRVHAAHRAATTMNSTPRPHASSGGRFDSLDGSCAYLYAGGSVQAAVAETLTRDLPLDGTPRLLPRSALAHRRLSELQVNRALRLVALHGPGLAAVGQDTWLTKCEARDYPLTRRWAAAIRRWAPQAVGFVYRCRHDEDEFAYVFFAPPEVSECPFLSVTGTCVDLDTPVGHLLVRAVLTRYNATLARDR
- a CDS encoding ABC transporter permease codes for the protein MFRVSLRTLVAHKVRLVLTALAVVIGVAFLVGTQIFSDTLRATFNDLLGRTSKNLSVVVRAKTDFSANDFASAGTRPLVPESMVAKVAAVPGVAAAVGSVSGLDTLVTVDGRPIVPKTFGPPTLAVSWTPSNFGSLEFVAGHGPTGPGEVAIDKAAADRFHLHVGDPVVVQTQHQPMRMRIVGIVTVGASSNLAGAVLSVFDLATAQQVVGKPGYVNEIDVQARPGISQEELARRIQAALPANLEAVTAKKVTQETTAAISKGLGFFNTFLLVFAGIALFVGLFIIVNTFTMLVAQRTRELALLRAVGASRAQVVGAVLIEAAVVGAVAATIGIGFGVLVALGVHGLLSAVGVGLPANSLVITGKTVVAGYLVGILVTVLAAIAPALRASRISPVAAMRDTVALPERSLRARSIIGAAGIVIGTALIASGAGRSGGQAAALVGVGAMLVLVGAWFASAWAGRPIIHVLSAPLVAVVGVTARLARLNAIRNPRRTAATAGALMIGLALVSALSVLTASTKASIASLVDRNLGADYVLVSDGYGFSPDVAARAAATPGVAAVAETRAGAAIIKGRTAPIAGVSPNIGSMIAIQMTSGSLDALQAGELLVSQTQAGRIGVTVGDRVPIEYGDGFKGSIRVGGIYENNNLLANGGVGYLITMSLFAQHYDVQRDVIAYVEAKPGQQDAVAAALTKQLRLYPQIHVQSQAEYKKSILTQVNQIVGLIIGLLGVALVVAILGIVNTLALSVYERVREIGLLRAVGMTRRHIRTMVEQEALIIGVFGALLGVVLGTLFGLALVATSGNQIDHVVVPVGQLISYLIVAGILGLLAAVWPAWQAGRRSILAAIATE
- a CDS encoding ABC transporter ATP-binding protein; amino-acid sequence: MDDTAQGAVRAVAARNLTKVYGAGDTAVRALNDVTLEFFRGQFSAIMGPSGSGKSTLMHCLAGLDSVTSGHVYIGDLDITTLDDRALTRLRRESIGFVFQSFNLVPTLTALENITLPLDIARRKPDQAWLDSLIDAIGLRDRLRHKPTELSGGQQQRVACARALAAKPAVVFADEPTGNLDSRSATEVLGLLRWFVKELGQTIVMVTHDPAAASYADRVVFLRDGQVVGELPAPTQQAILDQLAVLETPVVSR
- a CDS encoding RecB family exonuclease encodes the protein MVQLPDLMEVSAARPASASRSRPSAVPGAPVALSPSRAADFMTCPLLYRLRCIDRLPEPPDPVSVRGTLVHAVLDQLFDLPPAERVLEKALALVSRSWQELCAARPELADLFADPEMPPSSCDDWLASAADLLRRYFTIENPTRIQPTERELLVETQLADGIRLRGFVDRLDVAPTGEVRIVDYKTGVAPPESFEEKALFQLKFYALAWWRVNGVVPALLQLIYLGDGQVLRYAPEEADLLAVERKIRALWAAIDRALRTRHFPPRRSRGCEWCAFRAVCPEFGGTPPEWPDSVVV